ttccgcttatttctgtGAATTTCATTTGAGAGACCTGAGATCTAGCATTTGGTGTCACTTGATACGGTACGCAAAAACGCTCAAcgctctggatttttttttttggaaacaaaaaaagaagactattCTTATGTTCTCGTGTGCTTTTATAGTTTGATTTTGTCAGATTTTGGTACTCGATTAAGGTTAACATCGATCAACATGATTTGACCAAAGATTCTTTTATTTACGAGTCTATGGACGAAAGCAGTATAGCACGGAGAGATATTTCGTTGATGGTTTGTTCatgattttgaatttatgAGAGTTAGTATTTTCCACATCTATTTGCAGCAGCAGGGCAGCAGGTTTCGACCGTCTCCTTCATCGGTAGAAAACCCTATACTGCAGAGATCTGTTTGTGATGAAAAGAGTAATGCCAGCTACAGAATGATGTTTGACTCACATTCTCTCCAGGTTTTTagactttgcttttttcatcaaGGGGAACATTCTGAATAACTTCTTGTAGGTCAATTATGTGAATGCTGCTGATCAACAACCAGAGAGTAACCTAGTTCGTGAAGAACTTGTGGAGGAGCTGAAAAACAGGATTCTTGATGTGCAGCAACGGTAGGTTTGATCTTAGCCTGTCCTAATAACGgttctgaaaaatgtgaagacaGAAACACACTTAACGTAATTCGTTATCTGTTTAGTTGTTTTGTCACACACGCTTATAGCTGCAATAATTCCACCCATCATCTGTACCTTCGTTGTTCGTCGATTCGGCACCAGTAATGCATCTGTTTGTCCCTATCACGTGCAAGAGTTGCTTAAAGGCTTTTTCCTCATAAGGGACGCAATGACCGTTTAAACGACTTCAAGAAAGACAGTAGACAATCTTCATGATGCAGATTTTGTATTCGGAGGAACTAAGTCGCTCGTGGCTTTGATCCAATGGGTACGTTAAAACGCATCACAAGACACCTTATTTCGAAACGCTCCAAATGACCTCCCTAAGGAAACAGCAGCGTTTTTGATTTTCGACTTAATTTAGGAGAGTTTTGAATACTCTTTTTCACTTGCTTGAAGCGGGATACTCGGGATACATTATCCCTGTTCTATGAGCCGACGATGACGCTGATGacgagcgttttttttttggcttgcaAAAAGCCAATGTTTCATAAGCGTACTTCAAACGCAgcggtgttgaataggtgagcgcGGAGCTGGATGTTCTTCACTACGTCCTCGATGACCTTGTATGCTCCCCAAGCTGCTCGTTTTCTTCAGCGTAGCTCAGAGGTCAGGTGGTTCATTGCGCTTtcctagatatacatagctggagtCTCACTTATGCAATCTCACCTTTCGCATATTGTTCTTGAGAGTGGTTTGAGTGACTTTCGGGTGAAATTTTGTCACGCTATCGGATCTTTCCTTTCACGTCTACTGTGGTGTTATCGTGGAATGGGGGAATTGTGATCTAAAGTTGTTGTACAGTAGAACTCTTGAAGTGCTTTATGTATCGAGGAGGGACGCGTCGGTTGTCCAAAGATTCCACAACCGTCTTAGTTGAATCAAAGGTTTTCTTCAAGTAGCTGAAAGTGAGACGCTGTGGCATCTTGTGCTCTCGCCTCTTGAAACTCTAGTTCGCACAGTTGCCCTTCACCGAATGTTCTTTCTACCCCGTTTAAGAAAACTCTTGAAGAGAGCTTGTAAATAAGAgatagtaagcagattgggcgatagttgccgatgttcTGCGGATCACTTCTTAAAAGACAGTCTTTCTGGTTTCCATCAGTTAGGAACCTTCCATTCCCTCGGGTAACGTTTGAGGAACTTTCCCAAAACGTTAGTGATAATAAGCTGTA
This is a stretch of genomic DNA from Necator americanus strain Aroian chromosome II, whole genome shotgun sequence. It encodes these proteins:
- a CDS encoding hypothetical protein (NECATOR_CHRII.G6458.T1), with translation MRIFVRNRTKAFKSNGDEDYRYPVNIDQHDLTKDSFIYESMDESSIARRDISLMQQGSRFRPSPSSVENPILQRSVCDEKSNASYRMMFDSHSLQVNYVNAADQQPESNLVREELVEELKNRILDVQQRRVLNTLFHLLEAGYSGYIIPVL
- a CDS encoding hypothetical protein (NECATOR_CHRII.G6458.T2) gives rise to the protein MDESSIARRDISLMQQGSRFRPSPSSVENPILQRSVCDEKSNASYRMMFDSHSLQVNYVNAADQQPESNLVREELVEELKNRILDVQQR